In one window of Streptomyces sp. NBC_01224 DNA:
- the tkt gene encoding transketolase: MSTQIPDSFPDGFEWTELDRRAVDTARLLAADAVQQVGNGHPGTAMSLAPAAYTLFQKVMRHDPADPEWTGRDRFVLSPGHTSLTLYTQLFLSGYELELDDLKAFRTHGSKTPGHPEYGHTAGVETTTGPLGQGVANAVGMAMAARYERGLFDPEAPEGESPFDHTIWAIVSDGDLEEGISAEASSLAGHQKLGNLVFVYDDNHISIEGDTATAFSEDVLKRYEAYGWHVQRIEPSADGDIDVRALYGALTAARAETGRPSIIAMRTIIAWPAPNAQNTSASHGSALGAEEIAATKQVLGFDPEQSFQVEPAVLAHAREALDRGAEAHAAWEKQIAEWRTADPEHAKLFDRVVAGQLPEGWKDALPQFEAGTSVATRAASGKVLQVLGGVIPELWGGSADLAGSNNTTIDRTSSFLPKGNPLPEADPYGRTVHFGIREHSMAAEMNGIALHGNTRIYGGTFLVFSDYMRNAVRLSALMQLPVTYVWTHDSIGLGEDGPTHQPVEHLASLRAIPGLNIVRPADANETAIAWAEILKRHATNPAPHGLALTRQGVPTYEANSEAAKGGYVLRDSSAETPDVILIATGSEVQLAVAARELLEAEGVGTRVVSMPSVEWFEEQSAKYRASVLPASVKARVAVEAGIGLTWYRYVGDAGRIVSLEHFGASADARTLFAEYGFTAENVASAARESLAAARG, from the coding sequence GCGTGCCGTCGACACCGCCCGCCTTCTGGCGGCCGATGCCGTACAGCAGGTCGGAAACGGCCACCCGGGCACCGCGATGAGCCTGGCGCCGGCCGCGTACACCCTCTTTCAGAAGGTGATGCGGCACGACCCGGCCGACCCGGAGTGGACCGGCCGGGACCGCTTCGTCCTCTCCCCGGGCCACACCTCGCTGACCCTGTACACCCAGCTCTTCCTCTCCGGGTACGAGCTGGAGCTGGACGATCTGAAAGCGTTCCGTACGCACGGTTCGAAGACGCCCGGTCACCCTGAGTACGGGCACACCGCGGGCGTCGAGACGACCACCGGTCCGCTCGGACAGGGTGTCGCGAATGCCGTGGGCATGGCGATGGCCGCCCGCTACGAGCGCGGCCTGTTCGACCCCGAGGCGCCGGAGGGAGAGTCCCCCTTCGACCACACCATCTGGGCGATCGTCTCGGACGGCGATCTGGAGGAGGGCATCTCCGCCGAGGCCTCGTCCCTCGCGGGTCACCAGAAGCTCGGCAACCTCGTCTTCGTCTACGACGACAACCACATCTCCATCGAGGGCGACACGGCAACCGCCTTCTCCGAGGACGTCCTGAAGCGGTACGAGGCGTACGGCTGGCACGTCCAGCGGATCGAGCCCTCGGCCGACGGCGACATCGACGTCCGAGCGCTGTACGGGGCGTTGACCGCCGCCCGCGCCGAGACCGGGCGCCCCTCGATCATCGCGATGCGCACGATCATCGCCTGGCCCGCCCCGAACGCGCAGAACACCTCGGCTTCGCACGGTTCGGCGCTCGGCGCCGAGGAGATCGCGGCCACCAAGCAGGTCCTGGGCTTCGACCCGGAGCAGTCCTTCCAGGTGGAGCCCGCGGTACTGGCCCACGCCCGCGAGGCCCTCGACCGCGGCGCCGAGGCGCACGCCGCATGGGAGAAGCAGATCGCCGAATGGCGCACCGCCGACCCCGAGCACGCCAAGCTGTTCGACCGTGTCGTCGCCGGTCAGCTGCCCGAGGGCTGGAAGGACGCTCTGCCGCAGTTCGAGGCAGGCACATCCGTCGCGACCCGTGCCGCGTCCGGCAAGGTGCTGCAGGTGCTCGGCGGTGTGATCCCCGAGCTGTGGGGCGGCTCCGCCGACCTCGCCGGCTCGAACAACACCACGATCGACAGGACCAGTTCCTTCCTGCCGAAGGGCAACCCGCTGCCGGAGGCCGACCCGTACGGCCGCACGGTCCACTTCGGTATCCGCGAGCACTCGATGGCCGCCGAGATGAACGGCATCGCGCTGCACGGCAACACCCGCATCTACGGCGGCACCTTCCTGGTCTTCTCCGACTACATGCGCAACGCCGTGCGCCTGTCCGCGCTGATGCAGCTCCCGGTCACGTACGTCTGGACCCACGACTCCATCGGCCTCGGCGAGGACGGCCCGACCCACCAGCCGGTCGAGCACCTGGCCTCGCTGCGCGCCATCCCGGGCCTGAACATCGTCCGCCCGGCCGATGCCAACGAGACTGCGATCGCCTGGGCCGAGATCCTCAAGCGGCACGCCACGAACCCGGCTCCGCACGGCCTCGCGCTCACGCGCCAGGGCGTGCCGACGTACGAGGCGAACTCCGAGGCGGCGAAGGGTGGTTACGTCCTGCGCGACTCCTCCGCAGAGACCCCTGACGTCATCCTCATCGCCACCGGCTCCGAGGTACAGCTCGCCGTCGCGGCGCGTGAACTGCTCGAGGCCGAGGGGGTCGGTACGCGTGTCGTGTCGATGCCGTCCGTCGAGTGGTTCGAGGAGCAGTCCGCAAAGTACCGCGCGAGCGTGCTCCCGGCGTCCGTGAAGGCCCGCGTGGCCGTCGAGGCGGGGATCGGCCTGACCTGGTACCGGTACGTCGGTGACGCCGGACGCATCGTCTCCCTCGAGCATTTCGGCGCCTCCGCCGACGCCAGGACCCTGTTCGCCGAGTACGGCTTCACCGCCGAGAACGTCGCCTCCGCCGCGCGGGAATCTCTTGCCGCAGCGCGTGGTTGA